A single window of uncultured Methanospirillum sp. DNA harbors:
- a CDS encoding minichromosome maintenance protein MCM: MTPADNSDEIEITDRDADWHKFLKSRYKKELDEISREYPFRRSLYINYHDIESFGKTGTQMADELLENPGKVIGDIRDAIKNHRLIKVKKEKDPADANIRFLSLPRKIAIREIRSDHIGQMISVEGILRKTTEVRPRITLAVFRCPSGHRTVKAQGYGPFIEPEGCTADGCTQKKLELIPRFSRFVDSQKLRIQESPEGLRGGEQPQTIDVDAVDDITGIVTAGDRIVINGILRSIQRNSYGTKSTIFDIYIECNSIEVAEKEFEEVNISEEDEKQIIALSQDPMIYRKIAHSIAPTIFGVDDVKEAIALQLFGGIAKEMPDGTRLRGDIHVLLIGDPGIAKSQMLRYVVKLSPRAIYTSGQSSTAAGLTATAVKDEFGDGRWTLEAGALVLADMGVACVDEMDKMDKNDRSALHEAMEQQSISIAKAGITATLKSRCALLGAANPKYGRFDDFAPIGEQINMPPSLLSRFDLIFVLADKPEHERDLAIAEHMIKAHSVGELIAQHSRTPIDGVTDEYIAEQLKPVTPEIDPTLFRKYVAYAKRNCFPRLGTEAREALIEYYMKLRDLADANKPVPVTARQLEAIIRLAESSAKIRLSPVIEKSDSDRTIRIIDTCLRQVAYDPSSGSFDIDMVATGVSKGKRDLIRTIKQVIRDTADDNGRAHIEDVIERVRSQGFDKDDVDKQIRAMLRSGEAMEPKQGVIKLI; this comes from the coding sequence ATGACCCCTGCAGACAATAGTGACGAGATCGAGATAACTGACCGGGATGCTGACTGGCATAAATTCCTGAAAAGCAGATACAAGAAAGAACTTGACGAGATATCACGTGAGTACCCCTTCCGACGCTCTCTCTATATTAATTATCACGATATCGAGAGTTTCGGAAAAACCGGTACACAGATGGCTGATGAACTCCTGGAGAACCCGGGCAAGGTTATTGGCGATATAAGGGATGCAATAAAGAATCACCGGTTAATAAAAGTAAAAAAGGAGAAAGACCCCGCCGATGCCAATATCAGGTTCCTCTCACTTCCCCGCAAGATCGCAATCAGGGAGATCAGGTCTGATCATATCGGACAGATGATAAGCGTTGAAGGCATCCTGCGCAAGACCACCGAAGTCAGACCCAGGATCACACTCGCTGTCTTCAGGTGCCCGTCAGGGCATAGGACCGTAAAGGCACAGGGGTATGGACCGTTCATCGAACCTGAAGGCTGCACTGCAGACGGCTGTACTCAGAAGAAACTGGAACTGATTCCACGTTTCTCCCGATTCGTTGATTCACAGAAACTTCGTATCCAGGAGTCGCCCGAAGGGCTTCGCGGAGGCGAGCAGCCTCAAACGATCGATGTTGATGCTGTGGATGATATCACCGGAATCGTCACGGCAGGGGACAGAATTGTAATCAATGGGATTCTCAGATCCATTCAGCGCAACTCCTACGGAACAAAATCCACAATCTTTGATATCTACATCGAGTGCAATTCCATCGAGGTTGCTGAGAAAGAGTTTGAAGAGGTCAACATCAGCGAAGAGGATGAGAAACAGATCATCGCACTCTCTCAGGACCCGATGATCTACCGGAAGATCGCTCACTCAATAGCTCCCACAATCTTTGGCGTGGATGATGTGAAAGAGGCGATCGCTCTTCAGCTTTTTGGCGGTATAGCCAAGGAGATGCCTGATGGCACGAGGCTCAGGGGTGATATCCACGTCCTCCTCATCGGTGATCCTGGTATCGCAAAGTCGCAGATGCTCAGGTACGTGGTAAAACTCTCTCCCCGTGCTATCTACACATCAGGTCAGTCATCGACTGCTGCGGGCCTTACTGCAACGGCTGTCAAGGACGAGTTCGGTGATGGTCGGTGGACACTTGAAGCAGGAGCACTCGTGCTGGCAGATATGGGTGTAGCCTGTGTGGATGAGATGGACAAGATGGATAAGAATGATAGGTCCGCCCTACACGAGGCTATGGAGCAGCAGTCCATTTCGATCGCAAAGGCAGGGATCACCGCCACACTCAAGTCCCGGTGTGCTCTGCTCGGTGCAGCAAACCCGAAGTACGGGCGTTTTGATGACTTCGCACCTATCGGTGAGCAGATCAACATGCCACCATCTCTGCTCTCACGTTTTGACCTGATCTTTGTCCTCGCAGATAAGCCGGAACATGAACGTGACCTTGCTATCGCAGAGCATATGATCAAGGCCCACAGCGTGGGAGAACTGATTGCACAACACAGCCGGACACCGATCGACGGCGTGACCGACGAGTACATCGCTGAACAGTTAAAACCAGTCACACCAGAGATCGATCCCACGCTCTTCAGAAAATATGTGGCATATGCGAAGCGAAACTGCTTCCCAAGGCTTGGGACAGAGGCCAGAGAGGCGTTGATCGAGTACTACATGAAACTGCGTGACCTTGCAGATGCGAATAAGCCGGTACCGGTCACTGCCCGTCAGCTTGAGGCCATCATCAGACTTGCAGAATCAAGTGCGAAGATCAGGCTATCGCCCGTCATTGAAAAGAGCGATTCAGACCGCACGATCAGGATCATAGACACGTGTCTGCGTCAGGTAGCCTATGATCCTTCAAGCGGCTCTTTTGATATCGATATGGTAGCAACCGGGGTGTCAAAGGGGAAGAGGGATCTAATCAGAACCATCAAACAGGTTATCAGGGATACTGCTGATGATAACGGTCGTGCCCACATTGAGGATGTAATCGAGCGGGTGCGGAGCCAGGGCTTTGACAAGGATGATGTTGACAAGCAGATCAGGGCGATGCTCAGATCAGGAGAGGCGATGGAGCCCAAACAGGGAGTCATCAAACTCATTTAA
- a CDS encoding response regulator: MESIPHSDVSILIVEDSKTQATMLQHLLESAGYLALVANNGEEALQILAGQRPSLILTDIVMPGMSGYDLCLAIKSDPRTSSIPVILVTQLYDPQDVIQGLECGADNFIIKPYENQYLLSRIEIIIANRFLQQSETMNIGIEVYFAGKRHFITSNRLQILNILLSTYEIAIQKNNELAETKDRLAALIEQLSETNDTLQKANDDLSYEITERKRIEGALSQANSKLNLLSSITRHDMKNILMAIRGYHDLSILGNPDPAFKMYLDKETDLFAKLANQIEFTKLYEELGTYGAVWTPLSMVKGIVFPKSQAIDLTITPEALKYEIFADPLIEKVFYNLFENSVRHGGGVTCISLSAEPDGDNLRVCIKDNGSGVTDEEKEQIFMRGHGKNTGLGLFLVREILSITDISITEIGREGEGACFELIIPTDAFRIIPA, encoded by the coding sequence ATGGAATCCATCCCTCACTCAGATGTCTCTATCCTCATCGTTGAAGATAGCAAAACACAGGCAACAATGCTTCAGCACCTGCTTGAGTCTGCCGGATACCTGGCCCTTGTTGCAAATAACGGTGAGGAAGCACTGCAGATCCTTGCCGGACAACGCCCCTCTCTCATCCTGACCGACATCGTGATGCCAGGGATGAGCGGATACGACCTATGTCTTGCGATAAAGAGTGATCCAAGAACATCATCCATCCCGGTAATTCTGGTGACCCAACTTTATGATCCCCAGGATGTTATTCAGGGTCTTGAATGCGGCGCTGACAATTTTATCATCAAGCCGTACGAAAATCAGTATCTTCTCTCCCGCATCGAGATCATCATCGCAAACCGGTTCCTTCAGCAGAGCGAGACGATGAACATCGGTATCGAGGTGTACTTTGCAGGGAAACGTCATTTCATAACGTCCAACCGGCTTCAGATCCTCAACATACTTCTCTCAACCTACGAGATCGCGATTCAGAAGAACAACGAACTGGCAGAGACCAAGGACAGGCTTGCTGCACTGATCGAGCAGTTGAGCGAGACCAATGATACGCTTCAGAAAGCCAATGATGATCTGAGTTATGAGATCACCGAGCGAAAACGAATTGAGGGTGCACTCTCACAGGCAAATTCCAAGCTCAATCTCCTCTCCTCTATCACACGGCATGACATGAAGAATATCCTCATGGCGATTCGGGGGTATCACGACCTTTCGATATTGGGGAATCCGGATCCAGCGTTTAAAATGTATCTTGACAAGGAGACGGATCTCTTTGCTAAACTTGCTAACCAGATCGAATTCACAAAACTCTATGAAGAACTCGGGACCTATGGAGCTGTCTGGACTCCCCTCAGCATGGTGAAGGGTATCGTCTTTCCTAAGTCACAGGCAATCGATCTTACCATCACCCCGGAAGCTCTCAAATATGAGATCTTTGCAGATCCGCTGATCGAGAAGGTATTCTACAACCTCTTTGAAAATTCAGTCAGGCATGGCGGCGGTGTAACCTGCATAAGCCTCTCTGCAGAGCCTGATGGAGACAACCTGCGAGTGTGTATAAAAGATAATGGGTCAGGAGTTACTGACGAAGAGAAAGAACAGATATTCATGCGGGGGCATGGGAAAAACACAGGGCTTGGCCTCTTTCTGGTTCGTGAGATCCTCTCGATCACTGATATATCAATAACCGAGATCGGCAGAGAAGGAGAGGGTGCATGCTTTGAACTGATAATCCCCACCGATGCGTTCCGCATAATCCCTGCCTGA
- a CDS encoding hybrid sensor histidine kinase/response regulator, whose amino-acid sequence MNDTRRYILIAEDSRTQADMLCYLLNQAGYETGVVESGTAALVAVRQRMPDLILTDIVMPGMDGYELCSAIRSDPAIAHLPVILVTQLYDPEDVIRGISCGANNFIIKPYDSTGLLAGIDAVLHPRKTPADEKGSINIQYKGNQYTVRSDRNDILNILLSIYGTAVTKNVELEQATDRLNVLTGSLEELVVDRTVALQRTTDTVEHLLMQKNELITKIGHDLKTPLTPLVALLPHVLKHEQDSELKEILDVLVNDVNVLKGLVEEILKLSHLNQESFSMETADISLSRVVHEVIDGYAFSIRQFNLLVHNHIPSECVAHISPFHVTTIFDNLISNAIKYNIRGGTITCRVFDEGEFWAVTIADTGIGLTQDEANRVFEEFYKADPSRHDHSSHGLGLSIVQRIVMFYGGSITVSSPGKGKGTTFQVRLPKTVIQ is encoded by the coding sequence ATGAACGATACAAGGAGATATATTCTGATTGCAGAGGACAGCAGAACTCAGGCTGATATGCTCTGCTATCTGCTCAACCAGGCCGGATACGAGACCGGTGTTGTTGAGAGCGGAACCGCTGCCCTCGTTGCAGTCAGACAGCGGATGCCTGATCTGATCCTTACCGATATAGTAATGCCAGGAATGGACGGGTACGAACTCTGCTCGGCCATACGATCTGATCCTGCCATTGCCCACCTGCCAGTGATCCTCGTCACACAACTCTACGACCCTGAGGACGTGATTCGGGGCATCAGCTGCGGAGCCAACAACTTTATCATAAAGCCATATGACTCAACCGGCCTACTTGCCGGTATCGATGCGGTTCTTCACCCGCGGAAGACTCCTGCAGATGAGAAGGGTAGTATCAACATACAGTACAAAGGGAATCAGTACACAGTCAGATCTGACAGGAATGACATCCTGAATATTCTTCTCTCGATCTACGGAACAGCAGTCACCAAGAATGTGGAACTTGAACAGGCGACAGACCGGCTGAATGTGCTGACCGGCAGCCTTGAAGAACTGGTCGTTGACCGGACCGTGGCACTGCAACGAACAACTGACACGGTTGAACATCTGCTCATGCAGAAGAACGAACTTATCACCAAGATCGGGCATGATCTGAAGACTCCGCTCACTCCCCTGGTTGCACTTTTACCCCACGTTCTGAAGCATGAACAGGACTCAGAACTGAAAGAGATCCTTGATGTTCTTGTCAACGATGTGAATGTACTGAAAGGGCTGGTTGAAGAGATTCTCAAACTCTCCCATCTCAATCAGGAGTCATTCTCCATGGAAACGGCTGATATCTCACTCAGCCGTGTTGTTCACGAAGTGATAGACGGGTATGCCTTCTCTATAAGACAGTTCAATCTCCTCGTCCACAATCACATCCCATCCGAATGTGTTGCTCACATCTCTCCGTTTCATGTCACAACCATCTTTGACAACCTGATCTCCAATGCCATCAAGTACAATATCAGGGGGGGAACCATTACCTGCAGGGTCTTTGATGAAGGCGAATTCTGGGCGGTTACAATCGCAGATACCGGGATCGGACTGACACAGGATGAGGCAAACAGGGTATTTGAGGAGTTTTACAAGGCTGATCCCTCACGACATGATCACTCATCACATGGTCTCGGTCTCTCGATTGTCCAGCGTATTGTCATGTTTTATGGTGGAAGTATTACTGTTTCAAGCCCAGGAAAAGGCAAGGGAACGACATTTCAGGTTCGTCTTCCCAAGACGGTGATTCAGTAA
- the cheB gene encoding chemotaxis-specific protein-glutamate methyltransferase CheB, translating into MIHVLVVDDSKVSRDLLSGILESEPDISVIGTASNGTEAVRLAKILTPDIITMDINMPGMDGFEAARQIMEESPVPIIIISGVDNLAEIAASFRVMEAGALAILPKPPHPTSQEFPVKSQEIINAIRTYVEIKVVRRARTHRQKHNIPDLTIIPKGVPPRLIAIGASTGGPPVIQTILRLLDPKFPLPLVLVQHMSPGFIHGFAEWLSESTGFRVKVPEENEKILPGVLYVAPDNIQTGVSSDLRILHADAPPEHNLRPSVSYLFRSVAGNIGPAAVGVLLTGMGTDGSQELLGMRKRGAITLIQDRASSIVYGMPGEAMRIGAASLVLSPEEIAQELRVLAG; encoded by the coding sequence ATGATTCACGTCCTCGTTGTTGATGACTCGAAGGTCTCACGTGATCTTCTTTCTGGTATTCTTGAATCAGAGCCCGACATATCAGTGATCGGAACAGCTTCTAATGGCACAGAAGCGGTCAGGCTTGCAAAGATCCTCACTCCTGATATCATAACGATGGATATCAACATGCCGGGAATGGACGGGTTTGAGGCTGCCAGACAGATCATGGAGGAGTCGCCGGTCCCGATCATCATCATAAGCGGTGTTGACAATCTCGCCGAGATAGCTGCCTCATTCAGGGTCATGGAAGCCGGAGCTCTGGCGATCCTCCCAAAACCTCCACATCCGACAAGTCAGGAGTTCCCTGTAAAATCTCAGGAGATCATCAACGCGATCAGAACATATGTTGAGATCAAGGTAGTCAGGAGAGCCAGAACTCATCGCCAGAAACACAATATCCCTGACCTTACAATAATTCCAAAGGGTGTTCCCCCGCGGTTGATCGCTATCGGTGCCTCTACCGGTGGCCCGCCGGTGATCCAGACGATACTGCGCCTGTTGGATCCGAAATTCCCTCTACCTCTGGTTCTGGTTCAACACATGTCACCGGGATTCATCCATGGATTTGCAGAATGGCTCTCCGAATCAACAGGGTTCAGAGTGAAAGTTCCAGAGGAGAATGAGAAAATTCTCCCTGGAGTCTTATACGTAGCGCCTGACAATATCCAGACAGGGGTGTCAAGCGATCTTCGAATTCTCCATGCAGATGCTCCGCCTGAACATAATCTCCGCCCTTCAGTCTCATACCTGTTCAGATCGGTGGCAGGAAACATCGGACCTGCAGCAGTGGGAGTGCTTCTGACTGGTATGGGAACAGATGGATCACAGGAACTGCTTGGGATGAGAAAGAGAGGAGCAATAACCCTTATTCAGGATCGCGCCAGTTCTATAGTGTACGGGATGCCTGGAGAGGCCATGCGGATCGGTGCTGCATCGCTTGTCCTCTCTCCTGAAGAGATCGCACAGGAACTCCGAGTACTGGCCGGATAG
- a CDS encoding response regulator: MALNGDEFLAQLLETFRGEAQEHLEAIASGLLVLEQSGTPRDEYDRVIEQVFRETHSLKGAARAVGLREIETLCQQQESVFSAVKKGSLTLSPDSFDLFHEVIHAVEQLLAQEKGVKTADLIKKLKSISAVSSTEPAPARPRSSPGISGQEYPKSYTLSPEKTVEPISTDHQPGQTGEKTPVIPHAIVRPIEPTQVRPTTEPEQKIPVPEKPQPTGGLRAGPTIKISSDRLETLFARADDLMGARLAVSQRSTSIRDLLQSFLAWRWAWTQITTDIEHLRTGAEASGFQFAESEHIAEFLDYNHGFIQTLEKELTSISRAAARDHYLLDTATTELIDEIKQVILVPASSILEVYPRVARDLAREHGKNVDVTISGAEIEIDRRILEELKDPILHIIRNSIDHGIESPDVRRKKGKPDRGEIRITVSHLRGHQAEIRISDDGGGLEQKTILSTAISRGIITTEEADDLLPDQINRLIFRSGLSTSTTVSTVSGRGLGLAIVLEKTEQIGGNVRVESGPGGTSFVLTLPLSLATFRGIGVTTSCHQYFLPLRSIERAMRIVPDDLKTIENRTVVEIGDEPLAVISLAQILGLPDSGISSDKPLHLMVTSASGVRFGLLVDEVTGAQEIVVKNLGPQLKRVRHISGASITGDGVVIPVINCEDLAATIMGMPHLPQPPLIQDEQPGQRSILVTEDSITSRMLLKNILEGAGYLVETAVDGVDALIKLKQKPVDIVVSDVDMPRMNGFVLTEKIRADPAFAEIPVILVTSLDSREDREHGITVGATAYIVKSNFDQSNLLEVISRHIL, encoded by the coding sequence ATGGCTTTGAACGGGGACGAGTTTCTGGCCCAGCTACTTGAGACATTCCGGGGAGAGGCTCAGGAGCACCTGGAAGCCATAGCATCAGGCCTGCTTGTGCTAGAACAGAGCGGAACCCCTCGCGATGAGTATGATCGGGTGATTGAACAGGTCTTCAGGGAGACTCATAGTCTGAAAGGTGCTGCCCGGGCGGTCGGGCTCAGGGAGATCGAGACCCTCTGCCAGCAGCAGGAGAGTGTCTTCTCTGCGGTGAAGAAAGGAAGTCTTACCCTCTCACCAGACTCGTTTGATCTCTTTCATGAGGTCATTCATGCGGTTGAGCAACTGCTAGCCCAGGAGAAAGGAGTAAAGACCGCTGATCTTATCAAAAAGCTGAAAAGTATTTCTGCTGTATCTTCGACAGAACCAGCACCTGCCCGGCCAAGATCTTCCCCGGGGATATCAGGACAGGAATATCCAAAATCCTATACCCTTTCTCCTGAAAAAACCGTTGAGCCCATCAGTACAGATCATCAACCAGGGCAGACCGGAGAAAAAACCCCTGTGATCCCGCATGCGATTGTCCGTCCAATCGAACCGACACAGGTGAGACCCACCACAGAACCTGAGCAGAAGATACCTGTACCTGAAAAGCCCCAGCCAACTGGTGGTTTAAGGGCAGGTCCCACCATCAAGATCTCATCTGATCGCCTTGAAACACTCTTTGCAAGAGCAGATGATCTGATGGGTGCACGACTTGCAGTCAGCCAGCGCTCAACGTCCATCCGTGATCTGCTTCAGAGTTTTCTTGCATGGAGATGGGCATGGACACAGATCACAACCGATATCGAGCATCTGCGGACCGGTGCTGAAGCATCAGGGTTTCAGTTTGCAGAATCCGAACACATCGCTGAATTTCTGGATTATAATCATGGGTTCATCCAGACTCTTGAGAAGGAACTGACCTCAATATCCAGGGCAGCGGCACGAGATCATTATCTCCTTGATACCGCAACCACGGAACTTATCGATGAGATAAAACAGGTCATCCTTGTACCTGCCTCTTCGATCCTTGAGGTGTATCCCCGTGTAGCACGCGACCTGGCACGGGAACACGGGAAGAACGTTGATGTCACCATCTCTGGTGCTGAGATAGAGATCGACAGGAGAATACTCGAAGAACTCAAAGACCCGATCCTCCATATCATCAGGAACAGCATTGATCATGGGATCGAATCTCCTGACGTAAGAAGAAAAAAGGGAAAACCGGACAGGGGAGAGATCAGGATTACGGTCTCCCACCTCCGGGGCCACCAGGCTGAGATCCGCATCTCTGACGACGGAGGAGGCCTTGAGCAAAAGACCATACTCTCGACTGCCATTTCCAGGGGAATCATCACAACGGAAGAGGCAGATGATCTCCTCCCTGATCAGATCAACCGTCTGATCTTTAGATCAGGTCTCTCTACAAGTACAACTGTCTCAACCGTATCAGGCCGCGGACTCGGTCTGGCTATTGTGCTTGAAAAAACAGAACAGATCGGTGGCAATGTCAGGGTTGAGTCTGGGCCTGGCGGGACATCATTCGTGCTGACCTTGCCGCTGTCACTCGCTACCTTCAGGGGAATCGGAGTTACAACCAGCTGCCATCAGTACTTTCTTCCGCTTCGCTCAATTGAACGTGCTATGCGTATTGTGCCTGATGATCTGAAGACCATCGAGAACAGGACAGTTGTGGAGATCGGTGATGAACCTTTAGCGGTTATCAGCCTGGCCCAGATACTTGGACTACCTGATTCAGGGATCTCTTCAGATAAACCACTTCACCTGATGGTCACATCAGCTTCCGGAGTCAGATTCGGACTGCTCGTAGATGAGGTGACAGGAGCACAGGAGATTGTGGTAAAAAATCTCGGTCCGCAGTTGAAACGTGTCAGGCATATCAGTGGCGCTTCCATAACCGGTGACGGAGTCGTTATTCCGGTCATCAACTGCGAAGACCTGGCTGCAACAATTATGGGTATGCCACACCTGCCCCAGCCACCCTTGATACAAGACGAACAACCCGGACAGCGGAGCATTCTGGTAACAGAAGATTCAATTACATCACGTATGCTTCTTAAAAATATCCTGGAAGGAGCGGGATACCTTGTCGAGACCGCGGTCGATGGAGTTGACGCACTCATCAAATTAAAACAAAAACCGGTTGATATCGTCGTCTCTGACGTGGACATGCCACGAATGAATGGGTTTGTCCTTACAGAAAAGATCAGGGCTGATCCTGCATTTGCTGAGATCCCTGTCATTCTTGTCACGTCGCTAGACTCCAGGGAAGACCGTGAACACGGGATCACAGTTGGTGCAACAGCGTACATAGTTAAAAGCAATTTTGATCAGAGTAACCTGCTTGAAGTGATCAGCAGACATATCCTGTAG
- a CDS encoding methyl-accepting chemotaxis protein, translating into MKLFDNTRIGYKLVGGFLAVCLIMVAIAIFGVVNMQGIAKNNDLMYEQALLPVHTLDQVDTQIGNIRTNILRYTLFPEERVALKENLSSSFTLLETTINSYKANYTDPTNSADIDRLSGLIKELNQSFQPTIDAADAGKQNEAVQTLAASSRTVTIRNEIYAIIDTRIANSLKEADNIRTSSNATATFSAIVFIIVTLIVAVCSLGFGLYLSRSITTPLEEAVSVAEKIGRGTCSARISFRREDEIGTLGTALNRMGESITAMITDTRTLTRTALNGELSVRADPAQHEGDFRIIISEFNATLDAVIGPLNIAAEYVDRIAKGDMPPIITESYNGDFNELKNNLNTCVTAINLLIEDSRMQSEAAIRGELSIRADASRHRGDFKKIVEGVNATLDAVIGPLNVTAEYIDRIAKGEIPSHITDPYNGDFNELKNNLNTCIDAINLLINDIGSLNDMAVRGELLARADPGRHAGDYRKIVEGMNSTLDAVVEPLHEAMRVSQEFASGNFSARMNEILDVKGDFVEFKNALNEIGIELSRMMKMINEELFESVNVLSAASSEILSVTAELSSGTAQTATSVNETSVTVEEVRKTTEITNAKARNVSDKSVAVSQVAQAGQESVDEILAGMTHIQQQMESIAGSVVKLSEQSQAIGEIIATVTDIAEQSNLLAVNASIEAAKAGDYGRGFGVVAQEIKSLAEQSKLATTHIRTILTDIQRGISSTVISTEQGTKTVANGLKMSNEARDAIAALTQNINEAAKAAIQITASSQEQVVGMDQISSAMESIRMAAQNNLEVTRQVEKTAKDLHDLGITLKQITERFKL; encoded by the coding sequence ATGAAATTGTTTGATAACACCCGGATAGGGTATAAACTGGTAGGAGGATTTCTGGCAGTCTGCCTGATAATGGTTGCCATTGCAATCTTCGGAGTTGTAAACATGCAGGGGATTGCCAAAAATAATGATCTCATGTATGAGCAGGCACTTCTGCCAGTTCATACATTGGATCAGGTCGATACCCAGATAGGAAACATCAGGACAAATATACTCAGGTACACCCTTTTCCCTGAGGAACGAGTTGCACTGAAAGAGAACCTTTCAAGTTCATTTACACTCCTGGAGACCACCATCAATAGTTACAAAGCAAATTACACAGACCCCACAAATAGTGCAGATATCGACAGATTATCAGGGCTCATAAAAGAACTGAATCAGTCCTTCCAGCCAACAATTGATGCTGCCGACGCCGGGAAGCAGAATGAGGCAGTACAGACACTCGCCGCATCAAGCAGAACGGTCACGATCCGCAACGAAATATATGCTATCATCGATACCAGGATCGCTAATTCACTCAAAGAGGCAGACAATATCAGGACGAGCAGCAACGCTACTGCCACTTTTTCAGCAATTGTATTCATCATCGTCACTCTTATCGTAGCAGTCTGTTCACTCGGATTCGGGCTTTACCTCTCCCGGAGTATTACAACACCACTGGAAGAGGCAGTCTCTGTTGCAGAAAAGATAGGCAGGGGAACCTGTTCTGCACGAATCTCATTCAGACGTGAGGATGAGATCGGAACACTGGGAACTGCACTAAACCGGATGGGAGAGTCCATCACTGCCATGATCACCGACACTCGGACTCTCACAAGGACGGCCCTGAATGGCGAACTATCTGTCCGGGCAGATCCTGCTCAGCATGAAGGAGATTTCAGAATTATTATTTCTGAATTCAATGCGACGCTGGACGCTGTCATAGGACCACTCAATATCGCGGCCGAGTATGTAGACAGGATAGCCAAAGGAGATATGCCCCCGATCATCACCGAATCATACAACGGGGACTTCAATGAACTCAAGAACAACCTGAATACATGCGTTACTGCCATTAATCTCCTGATAGAAGACTCTCGAATGCAGAGCGAGGCAGCCATAAGAGGAGAACTCAGCATAAGGGCAGATGCATCCAGACACCGGGGAGACTTCAAAAAGATCGTGGAAGGAGTGAATGCCACCCTTGATGCCGTCATAGGACCGCTCAATGTCACAGCCGAGTACATCGACAGGATAGCCAAAGGTGAGATCCCGTCACATATTACCGATCCATACAATGGTGACTTCAATGAACTCAAGAATAACTTAAACACCTGTATCGATGCAATCAACCTTCTTATAAATGATATCGGATCCCTAAACGACATGGCAGTACGGGGAGAACTTCTGGCACGTGCTGATCCCGGACGTCATGCAGGTGATTACCGGAAGATCGTGGAGGGGATGAACTCGACTCTTGATGCAGTTGTCGAGCCTCTCCACGAGGCGATGCGTGTATCCCAGGAGTTTGCATCAGGTAACTTCAGTGCCAGGATGAACGAGATTCTTGATGTGAAAGGAGACTTCGTTGAGTTCAAAAACGCACTCAACGAGATCGGAATCGAACTCTCACGTATGATGAAGATGATCAATGAGGAACTCTTTGAATCAGTCAACGTCCTCTCGGCAGCTTCAAGTGAGATCCTCTCGGTCACTGCAGAACTCTCATCAGGTACTGCTCAGACAGCAACCTCAGTCAACGAGACTTCAGTCACCGTAGAGGAGGTAAGAAAGACCACCGAGATTACCAATGCAAAGGCAAGAAACGTATCAGATAAGTCTGTTGCAGTGAGTCAGGTTGCCCAGGCAGGTCAGGAGTCGGTAGACGAGATCCTTGCAGGCATGACCCACATCCAACAGCAGATGGAATCGATTGCTGGCAGTGTTGTCAAACTCAGCGAGCAGAGCCAGGCCATTGGAGAGATCATCGCAACAGTAACAGACATTGCAGAACAGTCCAACCTCCTCGCCGTGAACGCATCCATAGAAGCAGCAAAGGCAGGCGATTACGGACGGGGATTTGGGGTTGTCGCTCAGGAGATCAAGAGTCTTGCCGAACAGTCAAAACTTGCAACAACCCACATCAGGACCATCCTTACCGATATCCAGAGAGGGATCAGTTCAACCGTGATCTCTACTGAGCAGGGAACCAAAACCGTTGCAAACGGGCTAAAAATGAGCAACGAAGCTCGTGACGCTATTGCAGCCCTTACACAAAATATCAATGAGGCAGCAAAAGCTGCAATCCAGATCACGGCCTCGAGCCAGGAACAGGTCGTCGGAATGGATCAGATCTCCTCAGCCATGGAGAGCATCAGGATGGCTGCGCAGAACAACCTCGAAGTGACCAGACAGGTTGAAAAAACTGCCAAAGATCTTCATGACCTTGGGATTACCCTGAAGCAGATCACCGAACGCTTCAAACTCTGA